One window of Candidatus Aenigmatarchaeota archaeon genomic DNA carries:
- a CDS encoding flavin reductase family protein — MRISEQIFPRAVALLGTCGKDGRPNLMSVSFIMPISFDPKYVAFSIAPHRFSYYNLQQVEEFTLNFLDTRQKELAAICGAYSGRDKDKFQMCGLDPIRSRKVFPPVVYCPVSYECQVMDMKELGDHVLVVGAVLEEWVRRKDFTPLLHKGGSEYMSPVGLK; from the coding sequence ATGAGGATAAGCGAGCAGATTTTTCCAAGGGCGGTTGCGCTTCTTGGCACCTGCGGAAAAGATGGGCGGCCGAACCTGATGTCAGTTAGCTTCATAATGCCAATCAGCTTTGACCCCAAATATGTCGCGTTTTCCATCGCCCCCCACAGATTCAGCTATTATAATCTTCAGCAGGTAGAGGAGTTTACTCTCAACTTTCTTGATACCCGTCAAAAAGAGCTTGCAGCAATATGCGGCGCCTATTCCGGGCGGGACAAGGACAAGTTTCAGATGTGCGGGCTTGACCCGATAAGGTCTAGGAAGGTTTTTCCTCCCGTGGTTTACTGCCCGGTAAGCTACGAGTGCCAGGTTATGGACATGAAAGAGCTTGGAGACCATGTCCTGGTTGTCGGGGCTGTACTGGAAGAATGGGTCAGGCGAAAGGACTTTACGCCGCTTCTTCACAAGGGCGGAAGTGAGTATATGTCTCCTGTGGGGCTAAAATGA
- a CDS encoding pyridoxamine 5'-phosphate oxidase family protein, producing the protein MGAFRIPFLGAKGQMRLIESNFLCRIAFGGSEFPYIAPFFYVLEKGRIYVIASNYGLKLALMESRPKVCLEIESNSGDFSSFFFVRLLGTISIVKDATEEKAVRMRFFKLFSSGKVSERALTAIGLLETDPPEAILETSQNLVWRLDVSESRALGFGELP; encoded by the coding sequence ATGGGGGCCTTTAGAATTCCTTTTCTTGGAGCAAAAGGGCAGATGCGTCTAATAGAGTCCAATTTTCTTTGCAGGATTGCTTTTGGAGGAAGCGAATTCCCATATATTGCACCTTTCTTTTACGTCCTTGAAAAGGGCCGGATTTATGTTATCGCTTCCAACTATGGGCTAAAGCTGGCACTTATGGAAAGCCGGCCAAAAGTGTGCCTTGAGATAGAGAGCAATTCTGGCGATTTTTCCAGCTTTTTCTTCGTACGGCTTCTTGGAACTATTTCCATTGTAAAGGATGCAACCGAGGAAAAGGCAGTGAGAATGAGATTTTTCAAGCTTTTTTCTTCCGGGAAGGTTTCGGAGAGGGCGCTTACAGCAATAGGGCTTTTGGAGACCGACCCCCCGGAAGCGATTCTGGAAACTTCACAAAATCTGGTCTGGCGTTTGGACGTTTCAGAAAGCAGGGCGCTTGGTTTTGGAGAGTTACCTTGA
- a CDS encoding TIM barrel protein, with protein MICLGPGGLPTITKGDTIQGLKDLHSIGLNFMELEFVHSIYLKKDKAIEIGKAAKELGIGLSVHGPYYVNFGNPEKFAPSKKRILDSCEIAHHLGAKYVVFHPGFYGKLAPETVYKMVLKNCLEIQEVILSNNWDVKLGLETTGKKSQFGTLDELIRICSELKVAEPVIDFSHIYARQGGHIDYKEVLDKVKHLKHLHTHFSNIEYTDAGERRHLPLGTAGPDFEELAREIVKRNIDITIICETPLLEQDSLKMKGFFEEIQN; from the coding sequence ATGATTTGCCTTGGGCCGGGGGGCCTTCCGACAATAACGAAGGGAGACACCATTCAGGGGCTCAAGGATCTGCATTCAATTGGCCTGAACTTCATGGAACTCGAATTTGTCCACAGCATTTATCTCAAGAAAGACAAGGCAATAGAAATAGGCAAAGCTGCAAAAGAGCTTGGCATAGGGCTTTCAGTCCATGGGCCGTATTATGTCAACTTTGGAAACCCCGAAAAATTTGCCCCAAGCAAGAAGAGGATTCTTGACTCCTGCGAAATCGCGCATCACCTGGGCGCAAAATACGTTGTTTTTCATCCCGGCTTTTACGGAAAATTGGCGCCTGAGACGGTTTACAAAATGGTGCTGAAAAACTGCCTTGAAATACAGGAGGTGATTCTTTCAAACAATTGGGACGTGAAATTGGGGCTTGAAACAACAGGCAAAAAGTCGCAGTTTGGCACACTTGACGAACTGATAAGGATTTGCTCTGAGCTTAAAGTTGCTGAGCCGGTTATCGACTTTTCCCACATTTATGCAAGGCAGGGCGGCCACATTGACTACAAGGAAGTCCTGGACAAAGTTAAGCACTTAAAACACCTCCACACGCACTTTTCGAACATCGAGTATACGGATGCAGGCGAGAGGAGGCACCTGCCGCTTGGGACAGCAGGGCCGGACTTTGAGGAGCTTGCCAGGGAAATTGTAAAAAGAAACATTGACATCACGATAATCTGCGAAACGCCACTTCTGGAGCAGGACAGCCTGAAGATGAAGGGGTTTTTCGAGGAAATACAAAACTAG